The Candidozyma auris chromosome 1, complete sequence genome includes a region encoding these proteins:
- the MSI3 gene encoding adenyl-nucleotide exchange factor codes for MATPFGVDFGNDNTVIACARNRGIDIIVNEVSNRSTPSLVGFGQRNRFIGETGKNQQTSNLKNTVGNLKRILGMNYKDPDFDIESKYFSCGLGENELGQINAKVRFLNEPQEFTSTQLAAMFLNKIKDITAKETKGNIVDICLSVPVWYTEKQRRAASDACKIAGLNPVRIVNEVTAAAVGYGVFKQNELPEDKPKNVAFVDIGHSSFQVSIAAVKKGELKILGSAYDKHFGGRDFDRAITEHFADEFKTKYKIDIRENPKAYYRVLTAAEKLKKVLSANTQAPINIESVMNDIDVSSSLTREDLEEFIKPLLERINVPVEIALKDAGLTTEQIDSIEIIGGCTRVPSLKKRLTEIFGKPLSTTLNQDEAIARGNAFICAMHSPTLRVRPFKFEDFNPYSVSYFWDKEEEDDDHLEVFPRGGTFPSTKIITLFRKGDFDVEARYTNKEELPAGVEPLIAKWHIKGVKPNEGESSIATKLKLRNDPSGFYTIESAHTVEEKIVKELVEKEPKEGEEEEEESEPEYREVKKVVKKDDLVLEMQSSALTEEQRATFFEKENALVVADKLVADTEDRKNALEEYIYELRGKLEDQYKDFASDDEKAKLSDMLMKAEDWLYDEGYDSTKAKYIAKYEELASLGNLIRGRYMAKEEEKKQAIRQKQEAEQMAAMAEKMAAQRESTKGSEENKEEEKKDEKKGDEMDLD; via the coding sequence ATGGCTACTCCATTTGGTGTTGACTTCGGTAACGACAATACCGTCATTGCCTGTGCAAGAAACAGAGGTATCGACATCATCGTGAATGAGGTCTCCAACCGTTCTACTCCTTCCTTGGTCGGTTTTGGCCAGAGGAACAGATTTATCGGCGAGACCGGTAAGAACCAACAGACTTCCAACTTGAAAAACACTGTTGGAAACTTAAAGAGAATCTTGGGTATGAACTACAAAGACCCAGACTTTGACATTGAGTCCAAGTACTTCTCGTGCGGTTTGGGTGAGAACGAGCTTGGCCAGATCAACGCCAAGGTGAGATTTTTGAATGAGCCTCAGGAGTTCACCTCCACCCAATTGGCGGCCATGTTCTTGAATAAAATCAAGGACATCACTGCCAAGGAGACCAAAGGCAACATTGTCGACATTTGTCTTTCAGTGCCCGTGTGGTACACTGAGAAGCAGAGACGTGCAGCTTCTGATGCTTGTAAGATTGCTGGTTTGAACCCAGTAAGAATTGTCAACGAGGtcactgctgctgccgtCGGGTACGGTGTTTTCAAGCAGAATGAGTTGCCTGAGGACAAGCCAAAAAATGTTGCATTTGTTGATATTGGCCACTCGTCTTTCCAGGTTTCTATTGCTGCCGTGAAGAAAGGTGAGTTGAAAATTTTGGGTTCTGCTTACGATAAGCACTTTGGTGGAAGAGACTTCGATCGTGCCATCACAGAGCACTTTGCCGACGAGTTCAAGACCAAGTACAAAATCGACATCAGGGAGAACCCTAAGGCCTACTACAGAGTGCTCACTGCTgctgagaagttgaagaaggttttgTCTGCTAACACTCAGGCACCAATCAACATCGAGTCCGTCATGAACGACATCGAtgtgtcttcttctttgaccAGAGAGGATTTGGAGGAGTTCATCAAGCCATTGTTGGAGAGAATCAACGTCCCAGTTGAGATTGCTTTGAAGGATGCTGGTCTCACCACCGAACAGATTGACTCCATCGAGATCATTGGTGGCTGCACAAGAGTGccatctttgaagaaaaggctTACCGAGATTTTCGGCAAGCCTTTGTCCACCACCTTGAACCAAGATGAGGCCATCGCCAGAGGTAACGCCTTCATCTGTGCCATGCACTCCCCTACCTTGAGAGTTAGACCTTTCAAGTTTGAGGACTTCAACCCATACTCCGTGTCCTACTTCTGGGAtaaggaggaagaggacgaCGACCATTTGGAAGTTTTCCCAAGAGGTGGTACCTTCCCTTCCACCAAGATCATTACCTTGTTCAGAAAAGGTGACTTCGACGTTGAGGCCAGGTACACCAACAAGGAGGAGTTGCCAGCCGGTGTTGAGCCATTGATTGCCAAGTGGCATATCAAGGGTGTGAAGCCAAACGAGGGCGAGTCCTCTATTGCCACAAAGTTAAAGTTGAGAAACGATCCATCTGGTTTCTACACCATCGAGTCTGCTCACAcagttgaagagaagattgtcAAGGAGTTAGTCGAGAAGGAGCCAAAGGAAggtgaggaggaagaggaagagtCCGAGCCAGAGTACAGAGAGGTCAAGAAGGTCGTCAAGAAGGATGACTTGGTCTTGGAGATGCagtcttctgctttgaCTGAGGAGCAAAGAGCTACATTTTtcgagaaagagaatgcCTTGGTGGTTGCCGACAAGTTGGTTGCTGACACTGAAGACAGAAAGAACGCCTTGGAGGAGTACATCTACGAGTTGCGTGGCAAGTTGGAGGACCAGTACAAGGATTTCGCTTCTGACGATgagaaggccaagttgTCCGATATGTTGATGAAGGCCGAAGACTGGTTGTATGATGAAGGTTATGACTCGACCAAGGCTAAGTACATTGCCAAGTACGAGGAGTTGGCTTCGCTTGGTAACCTTATTAGAGGCCGTTACATGgccaaggaggaggagaagaagcaggccATCAGACAGAAGCAGGAGGCTGAGCAGATGGCTGCCATGGCTGAGAAGATGGCTGCTCAGAGAGAGTCCACCAAGGGTTCCgaagagaacaaggaggaagaaaagaaggatgaaaagaagggcGACGAGATGGACCTCGACTAA
- a CDS encoding serine/threonine protein kinase SKY1, protein MPKHKSNLSIAIKKADTESQAAHKKVTTRNDKHDSQSVKSHESGSDALAECVEPKESSSISSSFNLLPGFSGPGNLATSAPSVKSFRPELAPITTTFEEQSEEQLFNLINNDRMEKVDAGSIEKVSASSLKSKSSRNDLESTHQTETIEEGNEDESESDDDLNQVNPDNEEDLKDYVPGGYHTCHIGETYKNRKYTLVRKLGWGHFSTVWLARDNDKSCHVAMKIVRSAKQYTDTAIDEIKLLDKVTTSDTHHPGHEHVIQLLDTFSHEGPNGVHVCMVFEVLGENLLGLIRRYKHKGIPIVFVKQIAKQLLSALDFLHRKCGVIHTDIKPENVLIEIGDVEQIVRLVEQEEQQAKLQRKLSRTKSQSGMASNSNSTPSTSTQNTPQISHSTAIGDKTKSAFDLSSPSIGRNGRRSRRQTLITGSQPLPSPLRSFNKSFTNIHTLSSSTNNTPIQKVVSNNSFTNNSDADVSEQMEKSLNNSLSSMYISNSSGTFMGSQRDKDESYANKSSLIINEDELISVKIADLGNSCWVHHHFTDEIQTRQYRSPEVLLGYHWGASADLWSFACLMFELLTGDYLFDPRSGKSYSKDDDHIAQIIELIGPFPRSMLKDSYYARDFFNSRGELLRISKLKPWGLKDVLVDKYKFPVSDAIEISDFLLPMLALQPEKRADAGGMVNHPWLSDALGLENVVLERPVGGSGEDIPGWAYEIDQHAQSNRYFFRN, encoded by the coding sequence ATGCCAAAACACAAGTCGAACTTGTCTATTGCAATAAAGAAGGCCGACACTGAGAGTCAGGCAGCACACAAGAAGGTAACAACTAGAAACGATAAACATGATAGTCAGTCGGTTAAGAGCCACGAGTCTGGCTCAGACGCCTTGGCTGAGTGCGTGGAGCCCAAAGAGTCCAGCAGCATATCGTCATCCTTCAATCTTTTGCCTGGCTTCAGCGGGCCGGGAAACCTTGCCACATCGGCGCCGCTGGTGAAGCTGTTTAGACCTGAACTTGCGCCTATCACGACGACGTTTGAGGAACAGAGTGAGGAGCAGCTTTTTAATCTAATCAATAACGACAGAATGGAGAAGGTCGACGCGGGGAGTATTGAGAAGGTAAGCGCATCTTCcttgaaaagcaaatcATCGCGTAACGACTTGGAGAGTACCCACCAGACAGAGACGATTGAAGAGGGAAACGAGGATGAGAGTGAAAGCGATGACGATCTCAATCAAGTAAATCCTGATAACGAGGAAGACCTCAAAGATTACGTTCCTGGTGGATATCATACCTGCCATATTGGCGAAACTTACAAGAATAGAAAGTACACATTGGTAAGAAAGCTTGGATGGGGTCACTTTTCCACCGTTTGGCTTGCTAGAGATAATGATAAGCTGTGCCATGTTGCCATGAAAATCGTCAGGTCGGCCAAACAATACACCGATACAGCAATTGATGAAATAAAGCTCTTGGACAAAGTCACCACCTCTGATACCCACCATCCGGGCCATGAACATGTCATTCAACTCTTAGACACCTTCTCCCACGAGGGTCCCAACGGTGTTCATGTTTGCATGGTGTTTGAGGTTCTCGGTGAGaaccttcttggcctcatTCGTCGATACAAGCACAAAGGTATTCCTATTGTGTTCGTGAAACAAATAGCAAAACAGTTACTATCTGCATTGGATTTCCTTCATCGCAAGTGTGGAGTGATTCACACGGATATCAAACCGGAGAATGTTTTGATAGAAATTGGCGATGTTGAGCAGATTGTTCGCCTCGTTGAGCAAGAGGAGCAACAAGCCAAACTTCAACGCAAATTACTGCGTACCAAATCCCAATCGGGGATGGCATCAAATTCTAATTCAACTCCTTCCACATCTACACAGAATACTCCTCAAATTTCGCACAGTACCGCCATAGGAGACAAAACTAAGTCGGCTTTCGACTTGAGCTCCCCTCTGATTGGGCGCAATGGAAGAAGATCTCGTCGTCAAACATTAATTACAGGTTCTCAACCTTTGCCGTCTCCTTTGAGATCTTTTAACAAATCATTCACAAATATTCATACACTTTCCAGCTCCACGAACAATACACCAATTCAAAAAGTCGTGAGCAACAATTCATTTACAAATAATTCAGACGCAGATGTCTCCGAACAAATGGAGAAGAGTTTGAATAATTCTCTTTCCTCCATGTACatctcaaactcatctGGCACCTTCATGGGTCTGCAGAGAGATAAAGATGAGTCATACGCTAACAAATCGTCATTGATCATCAATGAGGATGAGTTGATTTCTGTGAAAATTGCAGATTTAGGTAATTCATGTTGGGTGCATCATCACTTCACCGACGAGATTCAAACCAGGCAATACAGGTCACCAGAGGTCCTACTTGGCTACCACTGGGGTGCCTCCGCTGATCTTTGGTCGTTCGCTTGCCTTAtgtttgagcttttgaCCGGTGACTACTTGTTCGATCCAAGGTCAGGAAAGTCATACAGTAAGGATGATGATCATATTGCTCAAATCATTGAGTTAATTGGTCCTTTCCCGCGTTCCATGCTCAAGGATAGCTATTACGCCCGGGACTTCTTTAATTCTCGCGGTGAACTTCTCAGAATCTCAAAGTTGAAACCATGGGGCTTGAAAGACGTTCTTGTAGACAAATACAAGTTCCCTGTGAGCGATGCTATTGAGATTTCCGATTTCTTGCTACCGATGTTGGCTTTGCAGCCCGAGAAAAGAGCTGACGCGGGTGGCATGGTAAACCATCCATGGTTGAGCGACGCTCTCGGCCTTGAGAACGTTGTTTTGGAACGTCCCGTAGGAGGTTCAGGAGAGGACATTCCAGGATGGGCATATGAGATAGATCAGCATGCGCAAAGCAACCGTTACTTCTTCCGCAACTAA
- the ELP3 gene encoding Elongator subunit ELP3, with translation MPTAIQKGRKLAPEKERFIQCCADISLELVASLKTSKDVNLNGLITRYAKKHKLKHQPRLTDIISSIPDQHKKYLIPKLKAKPVRTASGIAVVAVMCKPHRCPHIAYTGNICVYCPGGPDSDFEYSTQSYTGYEPTSMRAIRARYDPYEQARGRIEQLRALGHSIDKVEYIIMGGTFMSLPQDYREGFITQLHNALSGYNGKNLDEAIMFSQQSQTKCVGITIETRPDYCTETHLSDMLKYGCTRLEVGVQSVYEDVARDTNRGHTVKAVCETFAVAKDAGYKVVSHMMPDLPNVGMERDLHQFIEYFENPAFRTDGLKIYPTLVIRGTGLYELWKKGLYKSYNANALIDLVARILALVPPWTRIYRVQRDIPMPLVSSGVENGNLRELALARMKDFGTTCRDVRTREVGIQEVHHKVSPDQVELIRRDYTANGGWETFLSYEDPKQDILIGLLRLRKATKKYTFRKEFTSQPTSIVRELHVYGSVVPLHSRDPRKFQHQGFGTLLMEEAERIAREEHRSKKISVISGVGVRNYYAKLGYEVDGPYMSKML, from the coding sequence ATGCCCACAGCTATACAGAAAGGACGGAAGCTCGCTCCcgagaaagagagattCATCCAGTGCTGTGCAGATATCTCACTAGAGCTAGTGGCGTCTCTTAAAACTTCCAAAGATGTGAACCTCAATGGTCTCATCACTAGATATGCCAAGAAGCACAAACTAAAGCATCAACCCAGACTCACAGACATCATATCGTCTATTCCAGATCAGCATAAAAAGTACCTCATACCCAAACTCAAAGCCAAGCCCGTCAGAACAGCATCTGGTATCGCTGTTGTTGCGGTGATGTGTAAGCCTCACAGATGTCCTCATATAGCTTACACTGGTAATATTTGTGTCTACTGTCCTGGTGGGCCAGATTCTGACTTTGAATACTCCACCCAATCTTATACTGGATATGAACCGACTTCCATGAGAGCCATTCGTGCACGTTACGATCCTTACGAACAAGCGAGAGGTAGAATCGAACAGCTCCGGGCATTAGGTCACTCCATTGACAAAGTCGAGTATATCATCATGGGAGGCACATTTATGTCTTTGCCTCAAGACTACAGAGAGGGTTTCATCACCCAGTTGCATAATGCCCTTTCAGGTTATAATGGAAAAAACCTCGATGAGGCGATCATGTTTTCTCAACAGTCTCAAACGAAGTGTGTTGGTATCACCATTGAGACAAGACCTGATTATTGTACTGAAACTCATCTTAGTGATATGTTGAAGTACGGTTGTACAAGATTAGAAGTCGGTGTACAATCAGTATACGAGGATGTGGCAAGGGATACCAACAGAGGACACACGGTGAAGGCTGTGTGTGAAACATTTGCTGTGGCAAAAGATGCTGGTTACAAAGTGGTCAGCCATATGATGCCAGATTTACCTAATGTTGGCATGGAGCGTGATCTTCATCAGTTTATTGAGTATTTTGAAAACCCCGCATTCAGAACCGATGGTCTCAAGATTTATCCCACCTTAGTCATCAGAGGAACTGGTCTTTATGAGCTTTGGAAGAAAGGCCTTTATAAGTCATACAATGCCAACGCTCTTATCGACTTAGTTGCTAGAATATTGGCGCTTGTGCCGCCGTGGACTCGTATTTATCGTGTGCAGCGAGACATCCCTATGCCATTGGTTTCTTCCGGTGTTGAAAATGGTAATTTGCGTGAGTTAGCGCTCGCCAGAATGAAAGATTTTGGTACCACTTGTCGTGATGTCCGTACTAGAGAAGTTGGtattcaagaagttcatcACAAGGTCTCGCCTGACCAGGTCGAGCTCATCAGAAGAGATTACACGGCCAATGGCGGCTGGGAAACATTTTTGTCCTATGAAGATCCAAAGCAAGACATTCTTATTGGATTGTTGCGTCTCAGAAAGGCCACAAAGAAATACACATTCAGGAAGGAATTCACCTCGCAGCCCACATCCATTGTTCGTGAGTTGCATGTTTACGGATCTGTCGTTCCGTTACACTCAAGAGACCCAAGAAAATTCCAGCATCAAGGTTTTGGTACACTTTTGATGGAAGAGGCCGAAAGAAttgcaagagaagagcACAGGTCGAAGAAGATTAGTGTGATTTCTGGCGTCGGTGTAAGAAACTACTACGCTAAATTGGGTTACGAGGTTGATGGTCCTTACATGTCGAAGATGCTTTGA
- the NOG1 gene encoding putative GTPase, giving the protein MQLSWKDIPTVPTANDMLDIVLNRTQRKTPTVVRPGFKISRIRAFYMRKVKFTAEGFSEKFTDMLAGFPNINDVHPFHRDLMDTLYEKNHYKVSLAAISKAKTLIEQVARDYNRLLKFGQSLYQCKQLKRAALGRMATITKKLKDPLIYLEQVRQHLGRLPSIDPNTRTLLICGYPNVGKSSFLRCITKADVEVQPYAFTTKSLYVGHFDYKYLRFQAIDTPGILDRPTEEMNNIEMQSIYAIAHLRSCVLYFMDLSEQCGFSIEAQTKLFHSIKPLFANKSVMVVLNKSDIIRQEDLPEEQQALLKSIADSPGVDIMNTSCYAEENVMQVRNQACEKLLTARIEQKLKGSARVNNVLNKIHVARSQMRDEESRPAFIPEGVQSLAKYDRDDPNRRTLAKDIEAENGGAGVYNVNLKDFYLLEDDEWKADTMPEVLDGKNVYDFLDPDIAAKLQALEDEEERLEAEGFYDSDSEIEDEETADIREKAEWIRNKHKVMIKEARTKKSLKNKSMMPREHVKKTFGEMEEHMASLGHDTRNLKQRVKNQKSLSGVDVLKHNRGLAQKKKIQKKQAPVNQNDRLSAGVADGALRSQAERVAKLQRRERNRQARLGEADRHTVASMPKHLFSGKRGFSADRR; this is encoded by the coding sequence ATGCAGTTATCTTGGAAAGATATTCCAACGGTGCCGACGGCCAACGACATGTTGGACATTGTGCTCAACAGAACACAAAGGAAAACGCCTACCGTGGTGAGACCGGGGTTTAAGATTTCTCGTATCAGGGCATTTTATAtgaggaaggtgaagttCACAGCAGAAGGGTTCTCTGAGAAATTCACAGACATGTTGGCTGGTTTTCCCAACATCAATGATGTGCATCCCTTTCACAGAGACTTGATGGATACGTTGTATGAGAAAAACCACTACAAGGTTTCCTTGGCAGCCATCTCCAAAGCTAAGACTTTGATTGAGCAAGTGGCCAGAGACTACAACCGTCTCTTAAAGTTTGGTCAGTCTTTGTACCAATGTAAACAGTTGAAGAGAGCTGCTTTGGGTAGAATGGCCACGATCacgaagaagttgaaggatcCATTAATTTACTTGGAACAAGTGAGGCAGCACTTGGGGCGTTTGCCTTCGATTGACCCCAACACCAGAACCCTCTTGATCTGTGGTTACCCCAACGTGGGTAAGTCCTCGTTCTTGAGATGCATTACCAAGGCTGATGTCGAGGTACAACCTTATGCTTTCACAACTAAGTCTTTGTACGTGGGTCACTTTGACTATAAGTATTTGAGATTCCAGGCCATTGATACCCCCGGTATATTGGATCGTCCTACCGAAGAAATGAACAACATTGAGATGCAATCGATTTACGCCATCGCTCACTTGAGATCATGCGTATTGTACTTCATGGACTTATCAGAGCAGTGTGGATTCTCGATTGAAGCACAGACCAAATTGTTCCACTCCATCAAGCCTTTGTTCGCTAACAAGTCTGTCATGGTTGTTTTGAACAAAAGTGATATCATaagacaagaagatttGCCAGAGGAGCAACAAGCCCTCTTGAAGTCTATTGCTGACAGTCCTGGTGTCGACATCATGAACACTTCTTGCTACGCCGAGGAGAATGTCATGCAAGTGAGAAACCAGGCTTGCgagaagttgttgacaGCTAGAATCGAACAGAAGTTGAAGGGCTCTGCTCGTGTGAACAAtgtcttgaacaagattcACGTGGCTAGATCACAAATGCGTGATGAAGAGTCCAGACCAGCTTTCATCCCTGAGGGTGTCCAAAGTTTGGCCAAATACGACCGTGACGATCCGAACAGAAGAACTTTGGCCAAGGATATAGAGGCAGAAAAtggtggtgctggtgtGTACAATGTCAACCTCAAAGACTTCTACTTATTGGAAGACGATGAGTGGAAGGCTGATACAATGCCAGAAGTGTTGGACGGTAAGAATGTCTACGACTTCTTGGACCCAGACATCGCTGCCAAGTTGCAAGCgttggaagatgaagaggagagaCTAGAAGCTGAGGGATTCTATGATTCGGACTCTGAGATCGAGGACGAGGAGACTGCTGACATCCGTGAGAAGGCTGAGTGGATCAGGAACAAGCATAAAGTTATGATCAAGGAGGCCCGTACAAAGAAATCATTAAAGAACAAGTCCATGATGCCTAGAGAGCATGTCAAGAAAACGTTTGGCGAAATGGAGGAACATATGGCTTCTTTGGGCCATGATACTAGAAATTTGAAGCAGAGAGTCAAAAACCAGAAATCTCTCAGTGGTGTGGATGTCTTGAAGCACAATCGGGGACTCgcacaaaagaagaagattcagaagaagcaggctcCAGTTAACCAAAACGACAGATTGAGTGCTGGTGTAGCCGATGGAGCCTTGAGATCCCAAGCTGAGAGAGTTGCCAAATtgcagagaagagagagaaacCGCCAGGCAAGATTGGGAGAGGCCGACAGACACACGGTTGCATCTATGCCCAAGCACTTGTTCTCCGGGAAGAGAGGGTTCTCTGCTGACCGTCGTTAG
- the MNN9 gene encoding mannosyltransferase complex subunit MNN9 translates to MSFSKKQIIRNIRRKPLTLLGLVSLVVVIYFVFTSAFSVSSLRSTKKYSYSKKGRTWLSPKNKDSIILHNLPDNHIAHYDLNKLEATADVLGNEGEVLILTPMAKFLPEYWDNLSKLSYDHSMISLGFIFPRNADGDQALKQLEQAVKQTQGTKNRFKKITILRQDTDALDSQLEKERHALKVQKERRAMMALARNSLLFSTISPRTSWVLWLDADIVETPPTLLHDLIAHKKPVLSANVFQRYTDNGKPAIRPYDFNNWIESEDGLKIAEGMNDDEIIVEGYAELATYRPLMAQHYDENGDKNAEMPLDGVGGGAVLVNADVHRDGAMFPPFPFYHLIETEGFAKMAKRLGYEVFGLPNYLVYHYNE, encoded by the coding sequence ATGCtgttttcaaagaagcagataATCCGCAACATACGAAGGAAACCTTTGACCTTGCTTGGGCTTGTACTGCTTGTGGTGGTCATTTATTTTGTTTTCACGAGTGCGTTTCTGGTGTCAAGCTtgagatcaacaaagaaataCTCATATAGCAAAAAGGGCAGAACCTGGCTTTCTCCCAAGAATAAAGACCTGATAATCTTGCACAATCTCCCAGACAACCACATTGCCCATTACGACTTGAATAAGTTGGAAGCTACTGCTGACGTGTTGGGTAACGAAGGAGAGGTGTTAATTTTGACCCCCATGGCGAAGTTTTTGCCAGAATACTGGGATAATTTAAGCAAACTCAGTTATGATCACAGTATGATCTCGTTGGGCTTCATCTTTCCCAGAAACGCCGACGGCGATCAGGCGCTTAAACAATTAGAACAGGCAGTGAAGCAAACACAGGGAACGAAGAATagattcaaaaagatcaCTATTTTAAGACAGGACACGGATGCGTTGGACCTGCAACTCGAAAAAGAGCGCCACGCTTTGAAAGTGCAAAAGGAACGTCGTGCAATGATGGCGTTAGCAAGAAattctttgctcttcaGTACCATTTCGCCTAGGACGTCTTGGGTGCTTTGGTTGGACGCTGACATTGTCGAGACTCCaccaactcttcttcatgaccTCATTGCCCACAAAAAACCAGTTCTTTCAGCGAATGTCTTCCAGAGGTACACTGATAACGGGAAACCTGCCATCAGACCGTATGATTTCAACAATTGGATTGAATCCGAGGACGGATTGAAGATTGCCGAGGGAATGAATGACGATGAAATCATCGTCGAGGGATACGCCGAGTTGGCTACGTACAGACCGTTGATGGCTCAACATTACGATGAAAACGGCGATAAGAACGCCGAGATGCCTCTAGACggagttggaggaggagccgTGTTGGTGAATGCAGATGTGCATAGGGATGGTGCCATGTTCCCGCCCTTCCCCTTTTATCACTTGATCGAGACTGAGGGCTTTGCTAAGATGGCAAAACGTTTGGGCTATGAGGTATTTGGTTTACCAAACTACTTGGTTTACCATTACAACGAATGA
- the CAM1 gene encoding translation elongation factor EF1B gamma: MSQGTLYADQKIRGVIPKAIIKAYNLDVKVAEPDAAFEKTFPLKKIPAFVGPKGLKLTEVIAVSLYLLNITSPDTKLLGKNATEYAQVLRWLSFSNSEILPVSVNVFGPLIGRSPYNKKQVDEASATLKKINQVVEDRLTNYTYLVGERLTLADYFVASQYVRGFNYLFGSQWRKEFPAITRWFKTVISQPFLKDVLGEVEFIEKPVEYTPPKKEKKAAEKKEAAPAAKKEAAPAAEPAQAPKPKHPLEALGKPTTPLDEWKRTYSNEKTNEVAIPFFWNKFYNPEEWSLWKVDYKYNDELTLTFMSNNLVGGFFARLSASTKYLFGSMVVYGENNNNGITGFFLVRGQEHEPAFDVAPDWESYSFTKLDHSKAEDKAFVENMLTWDHPVEVNGEKKEIADGKVFK, translated from the exons ATGTCTCAGGGTACTCTTTACGCTGACCAAAAGATCCGTGGTGTCATTCCAAAGGCCATCATCAAAGCTTACAACTTGGATGTTAAGGTTGCTGAGCCAGAtgctgcttttgagaagacCTTCCCACTCAAGAAGATCCCAGCTTTCGTTGGTCCAAAGGGCCTTAAGTTGACTGAGGTCATTGCTGTTTCTCTTTACC TCCTCAACATTACCAGCCCAGACACCAAGTTATTGGGTAAGAACGCCACCGAATACGCTCAGGTTTTGAGATGGTTGTCCTTCTCGAACTCAGAGATCCTTCCAGTGTCCGTCAATGTTTTCGGTCCATTGATTGGAAGATCCCCATACAACAAGAAGCAGGTTGACGAAGCTCTGGCTAccctcaagaagatcaaccAGGTTGTTGAGGACAGATTGACCAACTACACTTACTTGGTTGGTGAGAGACTCACCTTGGCTGATTACTTTGTTGCTTCTCAGTATGTCAGAGGATTCAACTACTTGTTCGGCTCCCAGTGGAGAAAGGAATTTCCAGCCATCACCAGATGGTTCAAGACTGTCATCTCTCAGCCATTCTTGAAGGATGTTCTTGGTGAGGTTGAGTTCATCGAGAAGCCAGTTGAGTACActccaccaaagaaggagaagaaggctgctgagaagaaggaggccGCTCCAGCTGCTAAGAAGGAGGCCGCTCCAGCTGCTGAGCCAGCTCAAGCTCCAAAGCCAAAGCACCCATTGGAGGCTTTGGGCAAGCCAACCACTCCTCTTGACGAATGGAAGAGAACCTACTCCAACGAGAAGACCAATGAGGTTGCCATCCCATTTTTCTGGAACAAGTTCTACAACCCTGAAGAATGGTCTTTGTGGAAGGTTGACTACAAATACAACGACGAGTTGACCTTGACTTTCAtgtccaacaacttggttGGTGGTTTCTTCGCCAGATTGTCTGCTTCGACCAAATACTTGTTCGGTTCCATGGTTGTCTACGGtgagaacaacaacaatggTATCActggtttcttcttggtcaGAGGCCAGGAGCACGAGCCTGCCTTCGATGTTGCCCCAGACTGGGAGTCCTACTCTTTCACCAAGTTGGACCACTCCAAGGCTGAGGACAAGGCTTTCGTTGAGAACATGTTGACCTGGGACCACCCAGTCGAGGTCAACggcgagaagaaggaaatcGCCGACGGTAAGGTCTTCAAGTAA